A genome region from Glutamicibacter arilaitensis Re117 includes the following:
- a CDS encoding phosphotransferase family protein — translation MSRPATKEELQIARQLCPDLSWDDAAVNEGGQFHKVIIANPQAAIRMARTPQATEQMPRTLDLLDRLESQLDYQIPVATSQILSVDGLSTVAMSFIPGSAHEPHYGDPQVLGKVVKDLAEIPLEPISDHLATPFAFRGPWTEERQQQCYDALPDELRPAARSLWAQLDELAQVPAALVHGDLAGHNMHWVGEELIGILDWDLAAAWDPALNTAYLSLWHGLEMVDLIAPSPDEACRAKIWLGLMSLERLSDTLSRTDNPKMGKLMRKIGPRILNAAEAVLV, via the coding sequence GTGAGCCGACCTGCCACCAAAGAAGAATTGCAGATTGCCCGCCAGCTTTGCCCCGATCTCTCATGGGATGACGCGGCAGTAAACGAGGGCGGACAGTTCCACAAGGTGATCATTGCCAACCCGCAGGCAGCCATTCGCATGGCACGCACGCCGCAAGCCACCGAGCAGATGCCCCGCACCTTGGACCTTCTGGACCGTCTCGAAAGCCAGTTGGATTACCAGATCCCGGTGGCCACCTCTCAGATCCTGAGCGTTGATGGCTTGAGTACGGTGGCGATGTCATTCATTCCAGGCAGTGCCCACGAACCGCACTATGGAGATCCGCAAGTTCTGGGCAAGGTAGTGAAGGACTTGGCCGAGATTCCGTTGGAACCCATCAGCGATCACCTGGCCACGCCATTTGCCTTCCGCGGCCCATGGACCGAAGAACGCCAGCAGCAGTGCTACGACGCCCTGCCCGATGAACTGCGCCCGGCGGCCAGAAGCCTGTGGGCACAGCTTGATGAGTTGGCACAGGTGCCCGCGGCACTAGTACACGGAGATCTGGCCGGGCACAATATGCACTGGGTTGGCGAAGAACTGATTGGCATTCTGGACTGGGATCTGGCCGCGGCGTGGGATCCTGCGCTTAACACCGCATACCTGAGCCTGTGGCATGGACTGGAAATGGTGGACTTGATTGCGCCGAGTCCGGATGAGGCCTGCCGTGCGAAGATCTGGCTGGGGTTGATGAGTTTGGAACGGCTTTCGGATACCCTCTCGCGCACCGACAACCCGAAGATGGGCAAGCTCATGCGCAAGATTGGTCCGCGGATCCTGAATGCGGCGGAAGCTGTTCTGGTTTGA
- a CDS encoding ABC transporter substrate-binding protein, whose translation MKKTKRGLKLVPALSVASIGLLLAGCSGGADPNDPNAQGGETQVAESDGVVDVYGPVTGTEAELLEKSWADWSEENGIKIRYTGDKNFESQLGIKVQGGDTPDLAVFPQPGLLEATVASGKVQKLPEGAQAEVGKNWSEDWQNYGKVDGVQYGAPLMASVKGYIWYSPKQFEEWGVSVPKTWDEMTALGTEITKKTDEPAWCAGFASGEASGWPGTDWIEDAVLRQSGTEAYDKWVSGELEFTSPEITSAFDSVGEILLDPKQVNAGYGDVKSINATAFGDIGTAVAKGTCPLTHQASFLEGFILDAKNADGETPTVAPDGDVWAFIAPQFNEGDPTSVVGGGEFVAAFSNDEDTAKVQEYLASADWANSRVKLGGVISANSGLDPENASSDLLRSAVELLQDPSTTFRFDGSDLMPKSVGADSFWKGIVDWIDGKPTKEVLENIQAGYDS comes from the coding sequence ATGAAGAAAACAAAACGTGGGTTGAAGCTCGTTCCCGCTCTTTCCGTGGCCTCAATCGGTTTGCTGCTGGCCGGTTGCTCCGGGGGAGCAGATCCCAATGATCCCAATGCCCAAGGCGGGGAGACCCAGGTTGCCGAATCCGACGGCGTGGTGGATGTCTACGGACCAGTCACTGGCACCGAAGCTGAGCTGCTCGAGAAGTCCTGGGCCGACTGGTCTGAAGAGAACGGCATCAAGATCCGCTACACCGGCGACAAGAACTTCGAATCCCAGTTGGGCATCAAGGTCCAGGGCGGAGATACGCCTGACCTAGCAGTCTTCCCTCAGCCAGGTTTGCTGGAAGCTACCGTAGCTTCGGGCAAGGTGCAGAAACTTCCTGAAGGCGCCCAAGCTGAAGTGGGGAAGAACTGGTCTGAGGACTGGCAGAACTACGGCAAGGTGGACGGCGTCCAGTATGGTGCTCCGCTGATGGCCAGCGTCAAGGGCTACATCTGGTATTCGCCCAAGCAGTTCGAGGAATGGGGCGTCAGCGTTCCCAAGACTTGGGACGAAATGACCGCGCTGGGAACCGAAATTACCAAGAAGACCGATGAGCCTGCCTGGTGTGCAGGATTTGCCTCGGGCGAAGCATCGGGTTGGCCAGGCACTGACTGGATTGAGGACGCTGTCCTGCGCCAGTCGGGCACCGAAGCCTATGACAAATGGGTGTCCGGAGAACTGGAATTCACCTCGCCAGAAATCACCAGCGCATTTGATTCAGTTGGCGAGATCTTGCTGGATCCAAAGCAGGTCAACGCAGGCTATGGAGATGTAAAGTCCATTAATGCCACCGCGTTTGGTGACATCGGCACCGCAGTTGCCAAGGGCACTTGCCCGCTGACCCACCAGGCTTCATTCCTCGAAGGCTTCATCCTTGATGCCAAGAACGCAGACGGTGAAACACCTACGGTAGCTCCTGACGGAGATGTCTGGGCATTCATCGCACCACAATTCAACGAGGGTGATCCAACTTCGGTTGTCGGCGGTGGCGAATTCGTCGCGGCCTTCTCGAACGACGAAGACACTGCGAAGGTGCAGGAATACCTGGCCAGTGCAGACTGGGCCAATAGCCGAGTTAAGCTCGGTGGCGTGATCTCGGCAAACTCCGGCCTTGATCCAGAAAATGCCAGCAGTGATCTGCTGCGCTCTGCGGTGGAACTGCTGCAGGATCCAAGCACCACTTTCCGTTTCGACGGATCTGACCTGATGCCAAAGAGCGTCGGTGCCGATTCCTTCTGGAAGGGAATTGTGGACTGGATCGATGGGAAGCCCACCAAGGAAGTTCTAGAGAACATCCAAGCCGGTTACGACTCTTAG
- a CDS encoding CPBP family intramembrane glutamic endopeptidase produces the protein MIENVNAEQIEQKATRKTFGFEIVLVLALSLGQSAVYSLLSFADKVTRAPLREQTTSLNNQLSTREFFDFSYQLLDIIFALVPVVLALYLMKRTTGRTIRDIGFDIRKPGKDALLGAGLFLAMGVGTLGVYAAGRALGITTALSAANLGDYWWSVPVLLLSAVRHAVLEEVLMLGFLFTYTRKLKMGPWSIIILSAVIRGSYHLYQGAGPMIGNMLMGVVFGWIYQKYGRVMPLVIAHFLLDAIGFVGYALIGPAIGIGQ, from the coding sequence ATGATCGAAAACGTGAACGCTGAACAAATTGAGCAGAAGGCAACCCGCAAGACCTTCGGGTTTGAGATCGTCTTGGTACTTGCGCTGTCCTTGGGGCAAAGCGCGGTCTACTCGCTGCTCAGCTTTGCGGACAAAGTCACCCGGGCTCCATTGCGCGAGCAGACAACGTCGCTGAATAACCAGCTGAGCACCCGGGAATTCTTTGACTTCTCCTACCAGCTGCTGGACATCATCTTTGCCCTGGTTCCAGTGGTGCTGGCGTTGTATCTGATGAAGCGCACTACCGGGAGAACCATCCGCGATATCGGTTTCGATATACGCAAGCCGGGCAAGGACGCGCTGCTTGGAGCAGGACTGTTCTTGGCCATGGGCGTAGGCACGCTGGGAGTCTATGCCGCGGGGCGGGCTTTGGGCATCACGACGGCACTGTCTGCAGCGAACTTGGGAGATTATTGGTGGAGCGTGCCGGTGCTTCTGCTCTCGGCCGTACGCCATGCGGTGCTCGAAGAAGTCCTGATGCTCGGATTCCTGTTCACCTATACCAGGAAATTGAAAATGGGCCCGTGGTCCATCATCATCCTTTCCGCTGTCATCCGCGGCAGCTACCACCTGTACCAAGGTGCAGGTCCGATGATCGGCAACATGCTCATGGGCGTGGTGTTCGGCTGGATCTACCAGAAGTACGGGCGGGTCATGCCGCTGGTCATTGCGCACTTCCTGCTCGATGCCATCGGGTTCGTCGGCTATGCATTGATTGGGCCGGCCATCGGAATCGGCCAATAG
- a CDS encoding phosphotransferase, with protein MTFNSQITSPQQAAEELALNRGAHELRLLGAGVEFLFFSTRAGTRREGYRVPRARVFDTVNNPGIQALELQRKELRLSAWALGHGVPSANPTELVDQGGYSVLVTEVIDDDQTPVNQQALGAVLAKMHQVEPLASEVARCPDIYDYLAQRIGDRHSRISTDHQLPALPKPTHLAKVLQRSLHRVSQLHLDIRRQNIRVAAGEPRALFDWSNALTAAPELEMARIREYAQIPENALDYMDILAGYRAYGGTIDESTTAWAVLRLDAALMLAGVFTSVSPNEELASVFLNRVRILLQAL; from the coding sequence TTGACGTTCAATTCCCAGATCACTTCCCCGCAGCAAGCAGCGGAAGAGCTTGCGCTGAATCGTGGAGCGCACGAGCTGAGGCTATTGGGTGCAGGCGTGGAGTTCCTGTTTTTCAGCACGCGGGCAGGGACACGGCGTGAAGGCTACCGCGTACCTCGCGCACGTGTTTTTGACACCGTGAATAATCCAGGGATTCAGGCTTTGGAGCTCCAACGCAAAGAACTGCGGCTCAGCGCCTGGGCCTTGGGGCATGGTGTGCCTTCTGCGAATCCGACGGAGCTGGTGGATCAAGGCGGGTATTCGGTGCTGGTCACCGAAGTTATCGACGACGACCAGACGCCGGTAAACCAGCAGGCGTTGGGGGCTGTCCTGGCCAAGATGCACCAGGTTGAGCCACTAGCTAGTGAAGTAGCCCGATGCCCGGATATCTATGATTATCTGGCTCAGCGCATCGGTGATCGTCATTCGAGAATTAGTACCGATCATCAGCTGCCAGCCTTGCCTAAACCAACTCATCTGGCCAAGGTGCTCCAACGTTCGTTGCACCGGGTCAGCCAGCTGCATCTGGATATTCGCCGGCAGAACATTCGTGTGGCTGCCGGTGAACCGCGGGCATTGTTTGATTGGAGCAACGCACTCACTGCTGCTCCAGAACTCGAGATGGCGCGTATTCGCGAATACGCTCAGATACCAGAAAACGCTCTGGACTACATGGACATCCTTGCCGGCTACCGTGCTTATGGCGGAACCATCGATGAGTCCACGACCGCTTGGGCGGTGCTGCGTCTGGATGCTGCTCTCATGCTGGCCGGTGTTTTCACCTCGGTGAGCCCGAACGAAGAACTTGCCAGTGTATTCCTCAATAGGGTTCGGATCCTGCTGCAGGCTCTATAG
- a CDS encoding carbohydrate ABC transporter permease has product MSDFFQWLAGLSPLLQIPVTLLSFAVVIGLVLAFVEVSTNRGRGFAILRLLASVLVPVVILLLLGLYASVMWVAAVAAVLGLAVYFYDRRSRSGAGTFLQLTGFLAPAMILLAIGLIYPTIRTAISAFMTNDGSGFAGLANFAWVFTSPDGLTALLNTLVWVLVAPVVSTIIGLAYAAFIDKSRGEKFFKLLVFMPMAISFVGASIIFKFFYDARQGEQIGVLNAIITAFGAKPVDWLGLEPWNTLFLVIILIWTQAGFAMVILSAAIKAVPAEQLEAAALDGTTPWQSFMNVTLPGIRSSVIVVLTTISIASLKVYDIVSSMTGGRSETTVLAYEMVRQFQLGSRTGYSSALAVVLFVLVLPIIIYNVRQQKKQGGTR; this is encoded by the coding sequence TTGTCTGATTTTTTCCAGTGGCTTGCCGGCTTGTCACCGCTTCTTCAAATACCGGTAACTTTGCTTTCCTTTGCCGTGGTGATCGGCCTGGTACTTGCGTTCGTTGAGGTTTCTACGAACCGTGGACGTGGCTTCGCAATTCTTCGTTTGCTCGCCTCCGTGCTCGTTCCTGTAGTAATACTCTTATTGCTCGGGCTATATGCCTCGGTCATGTGGGTCGCCGCAGTGGCTGCCGTTCTCGGTCTTGCCGTGTATTTCTATGACCGCCGCTCACGGTCGGGGGCCGGCACTTTTCTTCAGCTAACAGGATTCCTGGCCCCGGCCATGATCTTGCTGGCAATAGGGCTGATTTACCCAACCATCCGAACAGCAATTAGTGCTTTCATGACCAACGACGGCTCCGGATTTGCCGGGCTGGCGAACTTCGCCTGGGTCTTTACCAGCCCCGATGGCTTGACCGCCCTGCTCAATACGCTGGTCTGGGTCTTGGTAGCCCCGGTGGTTTCAACGATTATCGGCTTGGCCTACGCCGCCTTCATCGACAAGAGCCGTGGTGAGAAGTTCTTCAAGCTGCTCGTTTTCATGCCGATGGCAATTTCATTTGTTGGCGCGTCGATCATCTTCAAATTCTTCTATGATGCGCGGCAAGGCGAACAAATTGGCGTATTGAACGCAATCATCACCGCCTTCGGGGCGAAACCGGTGGACTGGCTAGGACTGGAACCATGGAACACCCTGTTCCTGGTCATCATCCTGATCTGGACCCAAGCTGGCTTCGCCATGGTGATTCTGTCCGCGGCAATTAAAGCGGTCCCTGCCGAACAGCTTGAAGCAGCTGCCTTGGACGGTACCACCCCGTGGCAGAGCTTCATGAATGTCACGCTGCCGGGAATCCGCTCATCGGTCATCGTTGTGCTGACCACCATTTCCATTGCTTCGCTGAAGGTCTATGACATCGTGTCCTCCATGACCGGTGGACGCTCCGAGACCACGGTTCTGGCCTACGAAATGGTCCGGCAGTTCCAGCTGGGCAGCCGCACCGGTTACAGCTCCGCATTGGCAGTAGTCCTGTTTGTCCTGGTGCTTCCGATCATCATCTACAACGTTCGCCAGCAAAAGAAACAAGGAGGCACTCGATGA
- a CDS encoding carbohydrate ABC transporter permease: MSTVSDSSRRLLKATEKTGGKLRKASSSRIATAAAFLIAAIWTIPTFGLFVSSFREANDIKTTGWWTALSNPSFTLENYAQAFVSGDSLPLSKAFLNSLVITIPAAIIPIIIASLAAYAFAWINFKGRNTLFILVFALQIVPIQMALVPLLQMFSDGVKIGELYILPGLGVNGLDGAYAKVWIAHTIFALPLAIFMLHNFISEIPEEVIEAARVDGAGHGTIFTRIVLPLATPAIASFGIFQFLWVWNDLLVATVFTSGGELPITKALQDLSGSYGQSWELLTAGAFISMIIPLVVFFALQRFFVRGLLAGASKG, from the coding sequence ATGAGTACGGTCAGTGATTCCTCGCGCCGCTTGCTTAAAGCCACCGAAAAAACCGGCGGGAAACTGCGCAAGGCCAGTTCGTCTCGAATTGCCACGGCCGCTGCGTTCCTTATCGCCGCGATCTGGACCATCCCGACATTTGGGCTTTTTGTCTCCTCATTCCGTGAAGCCAACGACATCAAAACCACTGGTTGGTGGACGGCCCTGTCCAACCCGTCATTTACGCTGGAGAACTACGCGCAAGCGTTCGTCTCGGGCGACAGCTTGCCGCTGTCCAAGGCGTTCTTGAACTCCTTGGTCATTACGATCCCGGCTGCCATCATCCCGATCATCATTGCCAGCTTGGCGGCCTACGCTTTTGCCTGGATCAATTTCAAAGGGCGCAACACTCTATTCATCTTGGTCTTTGCATTGCAGATTGTCCCGATCCAGATGGCGCTGGTTCCACTGCTGCAGATGTTTTCCGATGGCGTGAAAATCGGTGAGTTGTATATCCTTCCCGGGCTAGGCGTTAATGGGCTCGACGGCGCCTATGCCAAGGTTTGGATTGCCCATACGATTTTCGCCTTGCCTCTGGCGATCTTCATGCTGCATAACTTCATTTCGGAAATCCCGGAAGAAGTCATTGAAGCTGCACGAGTAGACGGTGCCGGGCACGGAACTATATTCACTCGTATCGTCCTTCCGCTGGCGACTCCTGCCATCGCGTCGTTTGGAATTTTCCAATTCCTCTGGGTATGGAATGATTTGCTGGTGGCCACGGTCTTCACCTCCGGTGGGGAACTTCCGATTACCAAGGCGCTTCAAGACCTCTCAGGTTCTTATGGCCAATCGTGGGAGCTGCTCACAGCCGGAGCGTTCATCTCGATGATCATTCCGCTGGTTGTCTTCTTCGCACTGCAACGATTCTTCGTGCGAGGTTTGCTGGCAGGAGCCAGCAAGGGCTAA
- the hutI gene encoding imidazolonepropionase, with protein sequence MATLLLTNIGQLTTVDQNARVLEHAAVLIQDSLIAWVGDMGQAPQADESIDLGGRAVLPGWVDSHSHLIFGGDRAEEFVARMAGQSYAAGGIAVTTSATSQLSDNELSEAVAARRAEALAMGTTWMETKTGYGLAVDEETRHSVLGKPLVDSLTFLGAHLVPAGWDADEYTELVTGPMLDAVADNVDFVDVFCERGAFTEEQSRRVLEAARAKGLATKVHGNQLGPGPGVQLAVEFGSHSVDHVNYLEEEDIQALAGSWAGWDSATRTGTPGTVATCLPACDLSTRQPLAPGRELLDAGVRIALASNCNPGTSYTSNMNFCVATAVLQMNLSLAEAIEAATYGGALALGVAGQTGSIEVGKRADLHVLDAPVAAHLAYRPGMNLTHSVYRAGKAI encoded by the coding sequence ATGGCAACCCTGTTGCTTACCAACATTGGACAGCTGACTACGGTTGACCAAAACGCCCGGGTGCTGGAACACGCCGCGGTGCTGATCCAAGACAGCCTGATCGCATGGGTCGGTGACATGGGCCAGGCACCGCAAGCCGATGAATCGATTGATCTCGGCGGGCGTGCGGTTTTGCCCGGCTGGGTTGACTCCCACAGCCACCTGATTTTCGGGGGCGACCGGGCCGAAGAATTCGTGGCACGCATGGCCGGGCAGTCGTATGCCGCCGGCGGCATCGCGGTCACCACTTCAGCTACCAGCCAGCTTTCCGATAACGAGCTGAGCGAAGCTGTGGCTGCACGCCGGGCGGAAGCTCTGGCAATGGGCACCACATGGATGGAAACCAAGACCGGTTATGGCCTGGCAGTGGATGAAGAGACCCGGCATTCGGTGCTGGGCAAACCGCTGGTTGATTCCTTGACCTTCCTCGGTGCGCACTTGGTACCTGCAGGATGGGATGCCGATGAGTACACGGAGTTGGTAACTGGCCCGATGCTGGATGCCGTGGCAGATAACGTTGACTTCGTCGATGTCTTCTGCGAACGCGGAGCTTTCACTGAAGAACAATCGCGCCGGGTCCTGGAAGCGGCAAGGGCAAAGGGACTGGCGACCAAGGTCCACGGAAACCAGCTGGGTCCTGGCCCAGGAGTGCAGCTGGCAGTGGAGTTCGGCAGCCACTCTGTAGACCACGTGAATTATCTGGAGGAAGAGGACATCCAGGCGCTCGCCGGAAGTTGGGCCGGCTGGGACTCAGCCACACGGACAGGAACTCCGGGCACGGTAGCAACCTGCTTGCCCGCCTGCGACCTGTCTACGCGACAGCCGCTTGCCCCGGGCCGCGAACTGCTTGATGCAGGTGTGCGAATTGCTTTGGCCAGCAACTGCAATCCGGGTACCAGCTACACGAGCAATATGAACTTCTGCGTGGCTACCGCAGTGCTCCAAATGAACCTGTCGCTGGCTGAGGCAATCGAAGCGGCAACCTACGGCGGCGCCTTGGCCCTCGGAGTTGCCGGCCAAACCGGTTCCATCGAGGTAGGCAAACGTGCTGATCTGCATGTGCTTGACGCTCCGGTTGCTGCGCATCTGGCATACCGTCCCGGAATGAACCTGACCCACAGCGTATATCGGGCCGGCAAAGCAATCTAG
- a CDS encoding LacI family DNA-binding transcriptional regulator translates to MATRDDVARLAGVSPSTVSYVISGRRTISDATKTRVLAAMRDLNYTPNAFAQGLAGARRGILALHFPTSVDGYSSTEFEYVTAAMERARALGYHMLLWSNPMTDVMGMESLVAQKLVAGVLLMEVSVSDPRFDVLRRAKIPFASIGRPDDSDDVIYVDNDFAEAGRLAIEHLAGLGHRSIMYINVSQQDQAAGNGPAIRTARAITESAQAQNMSIVEMPVENNARGGRQALDGYLKFNPRPSAVVGLKEFATAGFLNAAGMAGLSIPADVSVVALGIGDRSAEMVSPALTTVAPSGEVIAHTAVDALVEQIEGRSSDVIQQLFTPVMVIRESSGIAPV, encoded by the coding sequence ATGGCTACAAGGGATGATGTTGCACGCCTTGCCGGCGTATCTCCCAGTACCGTTTCCTACGTGATCAGTGGACGGCGCACCATCTCAGATGCGACCAAGACCAGGGTTTTGGCCGCCATGCGGGACTTGAATTACACCCCGAACGCTTTTGCTCAGGGGCTGGCGGGTGCACGTCGCGGCATCCTTGCATTGCATTTTCCAACCAGTGTTGACGGCTACTCATCCACTGAGTTCGAGTATGTCACTGCGGCCATGGAGCGGGCTCGTGCCCTGGGCTATCACATGCTGCTCTGGTCCAACCCGATGACCGACGTCATGGGCATGGAAAGCCTTGTTGCCCAGAAATTAGTGGCCGGAGTGCTGCTCATGGAGGTTTCAGTTTCTGATCCGCGCTTTGATGTTCTGCGTCGCGCCAAAATTCCTTTCGCTTCCATTGGCCGGCCCGATGACAGCGATGACGTGATTTATGTTGACAATGATTTCGCTGAAGCAGGACGCCTAGCAATAGAGCATCTGGCCGGATTGGGTCACCGATCCATCATGTACATCAATGTTTCCCAACAAGATCAGGCCGCTGGCAATGGCCCGGCAATCCGTACCGCACGAGCCATCACCGAATCAGCGCAGGCACAGAATATGTCAATTGTTGAGATGCCCGTGGAGAATAACGCCCGCGGTGGCCGGCAAGCCTTGGACGGCTACCTGAAATTCAACCCGCGCCCGAGTGCGGTGGTAGGACTCAAAGAGTTCGCCACTGCTGGTTTCCTGAATGCTGCAGGAATGGCTGGCTTGTCGATTCCAGCGGACGTCTCGGTTGTCGCTTTGGGAATCGGTGACCGTTCGGCAGAAATGGTTTCGCCTGCGCTGACCACGGTGGCACCTTCCGGTGAAGTTATTGCCCACACCGCGGTTGACGCGCTGGTGGAACAGATCGAAGGCCGATCCAGCGACGTCATTCAACAGCTCTTCACTCCCGTCATGGTGATCAGGGAAAGTTCTGGAATAGCTCCCGTTTAG
- a CDS encoding glycine C-acetyltransferase — translation MYTDLKGQLAAELEELKTSGLFKAERHIDSAQSASIMAGSLGDDARQVLNFCANNYLGLADNQQIIDAAKNAMDERGFGMASVRFICGTQDLHLELEAKLSEFLGTEDTILFSSCFDANGGVFESLFGKEDAIISDALNHASIIDGIRLSKAARFRYANQDMADLETQLQAAAQLNDGAGARRTIIVTDGVFSMDGYLAPLEAICDLADKYNALVMVDDSHAVGFMGATGAGTPEHAGVSDRVDIYTGTFGKALGGASGGYVSGRGEIVAMLRQKARPYLFSNSLAPSIVAATLKALDLVVDSGDLREKLFENAAHFRRRMSEEGFELLEGEHAIIPVMFGDAVKAAEVAGKMLERGVFVTAFSFPVVPKGAARIRVQLSAAHSAEDIEACVQAFVASR, via the coding sequence ATGTACACGGATCTAAAAGGCCAGCTTGCCGCCGAACTCGAAGAGTTGAAGACCTCTGGCCTGTTCAAGGCAGAACGCCACATCGATTCCGCCCAGTCGGCCTCCATCATGGCCGGCTCGCTGGGCGATGACGCCCGTCAGGTGCTGAACTTCTGCGCCAACAACTACCTTGGCCTGGCTGACAACCAGCAGATCATCGATGCGGCCAAGAACGCCATGGATGAGCGCGGCTTCGGCATGGCCTCGGTCCGCTTCATCTGCGGCACCCAGGACCTGCACCTGGAATTGGAAGCCAAGCTCTCCGAGTTCCTGGGCACCGAGGACACCATCTTGTTCTCCAGCTGCTTCGATGCCAACGGCGGCGTTTTCGAATCGCTGTTCGGCAAGGAAGATGCCATCATTTCCGATGCGTTGAACCACGCTTCGATCATCGACGGCATCCGCTTGTCCAAGGCAGCGCGCTTCCGCTACGCCAACCAGGACATGGCGGATCTGGAAACCCAGCTGCAGGCCGCCGCGCAGCTAAATGACGGGGCTGGTGCACGCCGCACCATCATCGTCACCGATGGCGTGTTCTCCATGGACGGCTACCTGGCCCCACTGGAAGCCATCTGCGATTTGGCCGACAAGTACAACGCACTGGTCATGGTCGATGACTCCCACGCAGTGGGCTTCATGGGCGCAACCGGCGCCGGCACCCCGGAGCACGCAGGGGTTTCGGACCGGGTGGACATCTACACCGGCACCTTCGGCAAGGCCTTGGGCGGCGCTTCGGGCGGCTACGTATCCGGCCGCGGGGAAATTGTTGCGATGCTGCGCCAGAAGGCCCGCCCGTACCTGTTCTCCAACTCGCTGGCGCCATCGATCGTGGCTGCTACGTTGAAGGCGCTGGATCTGGTTGTTGATTCCGGGGACCTGCGCGAGAAGCTCTTCGAGAACGCAGCGCACTTCCGCCGCCGCATGAGCGAAGAAGGCTTTGAATTGCTCGAAGGCGAGCATGCCATCATTCCAGTGATGTTCGGCGATGCGGTCAAGGCCGCAGAAGTTGCAGGCAAGATGCTGGAGCGGGGCGTCTTCGTGACCGCCTTCAGCTTCCCTGTGGTGCCAAAGGGTGCCGCGCGTATCCGAGTCCAGCTTTCTGCTGCGCATTCGGCTGAGGATATCGAAGCCTGCGTGCAGGCATTCGTAGCCAGCCGGTAG
- the tpx gene encoding thiol peroxidase, with protein sequence MANTAFKGTPVQTIGELPAVGSQAPAFTLTDTGLADVTSESLAGRRVVLNIFPSVDTGVCAASVRRFNELAAGLENTTVVCVSADLPFALGRFCGAEDIENVTAASVFRSDFGSDYGVTQIDGPLAGLLARSVIVLDETGKVTYTQVVPEITTEPDYDATIAALS encoded by the coding sequence ATGGCTAATACTGCTTTTAAGGGAACTCCCGTACAGACCATTGGTGAACTGCCAGCCGTAGGCTCGCAGGCTCCAGCATTCACCCTCACCGACACCGGCCTTGCAGATGTCACCAGCGAGTCGCTGGCTGGCCGCCGCGTAGTCCTGAACATCTTCCCATCAGTTGATACCGGTGTCTGCGCTGCCAGCGTTCGCCGTTTCAACGAACTGGCTGCCGGCCTGGAGAACACCACAGTAGTGTGCGTTTCCGCTGACCTGCCATTCGCATTGGGCCGCTTCTGCGGTGCCGAAGACATCGAGAACGTCACCGCTGCTTCGGTCTTCCGCTCGGACTTCGGTTCGGACTACGGCGTGACCCAGATCGACGGTCCACTGGCTGGCCTGCTGGCGCGCTCGGTCATCGTCTTGGATGAGACCGGAAAGGTGACCTACACCCAGGTAGTCCCTGAGATCACCACCGAGCCAGACTACGATGCAACCATCGCAGCCTTGAGCTAA
- a CDS encoding class I SAM-dependent methyltransferase, which produces MGTNYDAYAAKMRALTLDGTDLEVVARFTDMLCHRESQVLDIGCGVGNTVNALRRMGHHAYGIDPTPQVLEVAAELFDGTWFRQLSANQLESASLRSHGLPEQYDAILLAGNVPAFIPREQLRGIFSLADQVLSSSGVLIIGTTSHTKGGSADQDELRQGTSLQLMQRFSDWHLSPYQSDSPWSVSVYAHIKQRSGFPIPDGIFVLPS; this is translated from the coding sequence ATGGGCACGAACTACGATGCATATGCGGCCAAGATGCGAGCGCTGACTCTGGACGGTACTGATTTGGAAGTAGTCGCCCGATTCACTGACATGCTATGCCACCGTGAATCACAGGTTCTGGACATCGGCTGCGGCGTGGGCAATACGGTCAATGCGCTGCGCCGCATGGGACACCATGCCTACGGCATAGACCCCACACCCCAAGTCCTGGAAGTAGCTGCAGAGCTATTCGACGGGACCTGGTTCAGGCAGCTGTCAGCGAATCAGCTGGAGAGCGCCTCTTTGCGCAGCCATGGCCTGCCCGAACAGTACGACGCCATTTTGCTGGCCGGCAATGTTCCGGCATTCATCCCACGCGAACAGCTACGGGGAATTTTCAGTTTGGCCGATCAGGTGCTCAGTTCTTCGGGCGTGCTCATTATCGGCACCACCAGCCATACCAAAGGCGGGTCAGCAGACCAGGACGAGCTTCGCCAAGGTACTTCGCTGCAACTGATGCAACGATTCTCCGACTGGCATTTATCTCCCTACCAGTCAGATTCCCCGTGGTCGGTCAGCGTCTACGCGCACATCAAGCAGCGTTCCGGGTTCCCGATCCCAGACGGAATATTCGTATTGCCGTCCTAG